A region of Polyangiaceae bacterium DNA encodes the following proteins:
- a CDS encoding type I polyketide synthase, with the protein MTTRRVDVPAAGFSEDDSAPASNLSSMQRAIVTIQKLRGKLEALERARTESIAIIGMACRFPGGGDTPESFFQLLVDGVDAVTEVPPERWLLESDQPTDPEARAVRWGAFLQSVDLFDAQFFGISPREASKMDPQQRLLLEVTFEALERAGQIQERLVGSRTGVFLGIMNNDYAELSASAGPAQEDTYTTTGNGHCFPAGRVSYTFGFQGPSVAVDTACSSSLVAVHLASQSLRNGECNLAIAGGVNLMLVPSTSRKYAKTQALSPDGRCKSFDATANGFVRGEGCGIIVLKRLSDAERDGDPIIAVIRGSAINQDGRSTGLTAPNVLAQQAMLMQALASARVAAADIGYVETHGTGTPLGDPIEVEALREVLGAPRPSGSPCVLGAVKANVGHLEAAAGVAGIIKTALILHRGVIPRNIHFRTLNPRIRIESTPFVFPEETLPWTTGMKRRIAGVSSFGMSGTNAHAILEEWPLSVEEDLSPEGSALLLPLSAKSPDALRSLASAYRDYLTNMPTDVRLRDVVHTASVRRSHYDHRLTAVGNSREEIVKLLDGYLRGEIPSGVAQGKSTPARAKVVFIFSGQGSQWLGMGRQLYETDSSFRSVIDTCDNLMTPRLGWSILDELDAPEGMSRISETQVAQPLLFAVQVALVEMLRSWGIPPDAMIGHSVGEVAAAHIAGILSLDEAIRLVALRGRIMQKATGMGKMISVDLTPDEANSILSGYEDRVSIAAINDPNSVVLSGQSSALDDVALRCEKRGVSVRPLRVNYAFHSPQMDALGRELVDRLVRVDARRATLAMYSTLLGECVDGKELDVHYWGRSLREAVNFAGAVGAAIRDGYKLFLEVGPHPVLTANVLQCLAAKGADGTAVFAMRRNQDQLRMLLDAVGTLYTRGCSPEWSRLIPSGGRCVPLPTYPWQRQRHWIASNTNTLPPTSGVAHFAAEDVHPFLGVCIESANRPGSYTWQRTMNTDEPAFIHDHVVDGEAIFPAAGYVAMALAAGATHYPETNFIRHIGFERMLSFHADERKTIQLDWTSDGRKNISFSVSSRASGGRWAKNVSGTLTTIDTPSSLLDDLVNAIDTVAARCSVRSSGADHYQRMATLGLRYGPAFRVVQELSLGTEEVLAKLRCTESGSDDLHMTTVVLLDGAFQSLAALGIHLLGDAAKTFVPTSIDHVRVLRSIDRDASVLGRIRSCDASAISGDVCILANDGSVAIVVEGLVLRPMPARSVDRHHWLDDCTFRLEWRRRSRALTSVTKQGSGGGWLVLGGEGAVCATFVDLLRQRGEWVVHVQFGKEWEQRKDWYQIDAANPAHYLAVLEDAYGNHAACRNVVHMGALDSAHWNETTPESLLADQQIGSISVLHTVQAIIRRATRTMPRLWLVTQGAQTVDPRDGPGSIAQAAIWGMARTVALEHPDFDCSRVDLDPTDDSSAASRALIDEVLSADQEDQIALRKHGRHVARFARSSLRPALEEPLAIAADAAYLITGGLGGLGLSFAEWMVQQGARHLALVGRRGADEYAAGRIRSMEEMGARILVLQGDVSQRADVDAILRQMEETLPPLRGIVHAAAVLADHTILELTADEMRSVLAPKLIGAYHLHKLTVGNALDFFVVYSSVAGVIGSSGQANYGAANAAVDALCRARRAAGLPAMSFQWGPFNEIGMAVVQENRGARLAQRGLESLSPAEGHETVSRLGASSVGEVAVLRFDARRWLDVHLSAAKSPFWMELRKERSSTSSMSKQSASMRHSLEGKPAKEQVAIIESHIRHILANVLHLDPSRVDLTASLTSLGMDSLTSLELRNRLETSLELKLPATLLFTYPNGATLVKHLFDRCTQTAEQPTAAPAPVADSNVEVPETSSLSTDDELLAAFDASMTDIKDQGLV; encoded by the coding sequence GTGACGACGAGGCGCGTCGATGTCCCAGCGGCAGGTTTTTCCGAGGATGATTCGGCGCCTGCATCGAATTTGTCGTCGATGCAACGTGCGATCGTCACGATTCAAAAATTACGCGGCAAGCTCGAGGCGCTCGAGCGTGCGCGCACCGAATCGATTGCCATCATCGGGATGGCATGTCGGTTTCCTGGAGGCGGCGATACTCCGGAGAGTTTTTTCCAACTGCTCGTCGATGGCGTCGACGCCGTCACGGAGGTGCCGCCGGAGCGATGGCTCCTCGAATCGGATCAGCCGACGGATCCGGAAGCTCGAGCTGTTCGATGGGGCGCGTTTTTGCAAAGCGTCGATTTATTCGATGCGCAATTCTTCGGCATTTCGCCGCGTGAAGCGTCGAAAATGGACCCACAACAGCGGCTCTTGCTGGAAGTTACCTTCGAAGCGCTCGAACGGGCCGGACAAATTCAAGAGCGGCTCGTGGGCAGTCGAACGGGTGTTTTCCTCGGCATCATGAACAATGATTATGCCGAGCTCAGTGCCTCGGCAGGTCCGGCGCAAGAGGATACCTATACGACGACCGGCAATGGTCACTGTTTTCCTGCTGGACGGGTGTCGTACACGTTCGGTTTTCAGGGTCCGAGCGTCGCGGTGGACACGGCTTGCTCTTCATCGCTCGTCGCAGTGCACCTTGCCAGTCAAAGTTTGCGCAATGGTGAATGCAACCTTGCAATCGCGGGCGGCGTCAATTTGATGCTCGTGCCATCGACATCGCGAAAATATGCCAAGACGCAAGCATTGTCGCCCGATGGCAGGTGCAAATCGTTCGACGCGACGGCCAATGGTTTCGTGCGCGGCGAAGGATGCGGCATCATCGTGCTCAAACGCCTGTCTGACGCGGAGCGAGATGGTGACCCGATCATTGCTGTCATCCGCGGTTCGGCCATCAATCAAGATGGTCGATCCACGGGGCTCACCGCGCCGAACGTCCTGGCCCAACAAGCCATGCTCATGCAGGCGCTTGCAAGCGCGCGCGTGGCAGCGGCCGATATTGGGTATGTCGAGACGCACGGCACGGGAACTCCGCTCGGCGATCCCATTGAAGTGGAAGCGCTGCGTGAAGTGCTCGGCGCCCCACGGCCGAGCGGCTCGCCGTGCGTGCTCGGCGCGGTAAAGGCGAACGTGGGGCATTTGGAAGCAGCGGCAGGCGTCGCTGGGATCATCAAAACGGCGCTCATCCTGCACCGAGGTGTCATTCCGCGGAACATACATTTCCGAACGCTCAATCCTCGAATCAGGATCGAATCCACACCATTTGTATTTCCCGAAGAAACCCTGCCCTGGACGACGGGCATGAAGCGGCGAATCGCAGGCGTGAGCTCTTTCGGAATGAGCGGCACGAATGCGCATGCGATTCTCGAAGAATGGCCGCTGAGCGTCGAGGAGGACCTTTCGCCCGAAGGTTCGGCCCTTTTGTTGCCCTTGTCCGCTAAATCCCCAGATGCATTGCGTAGTTTGGCATCGGCATACCGTGACTACCTCACGAACATGCCCACCGACGTGCGCTTGCGCGACGTCGTGCATACCGCAAGCGTGCGTCGCAGCCATTACGACCACCGACTCACGGCGGTCGGCAATTCCCGCGAAGAGATCGTCAAACTATTGGACGGATACTTGCGCGGCGAAATTCCATCGGGCGTGGCTCAGGGCAAATCGACGCCGGCGCGAGCCAAGGTGGTATTCATCTTTTCGGGGCAAGGATCGCAGTGGTTGGGTATGGGCCGGCAGCTTTATGAAACGGATTCGTCGTTTCGGTCGGTCATCGACACCTGTGACAATTTGATGACGCCGCGTCTTGGCTGGAGCATTCTGGACGAGCTCGATGCCCCCGAGGGAATGAGTCGGATATCCGAAACGCAAGTTGCTCAGCCGCTCCTGTTTGCGGTGCAAGTAGCGCTCGTCGAAATGCTTCGCTCTTGGGGAATCCCGCCCGATGCCATGATTGGGCATAGCGTGGGCGAAGTTGCCGCCGCTCACATCGCGGGTATCCTTTCGCTGGACGAAGCCATTCGCCTCGTAGCGCTCCGCGGCCGGATCATGCAAAAAGCAACCGGCATGGGAAAGATGATATCGGTGGATTTGACGCCCGATGAGGCGAATTCGATATTATCGGGTTACGAAGACCGAGTCTCGATTGCAGCGATCAACGATCCGAATTCGGTGGTTCTGTCTGGACAATCCTCGGCGCTGGACGACGTCGCGCTGCGATGTGAAAAACGTGGGGTCTCGGTGCGTCCCTTGCGCGTCAACTACGCATTTCATAGCCCACAGATGGATGCTTTGGGTCGCGAGCTGGTGGACCGATTGGTCCGGGTCGATGCCAGGCGCGCGACGCTTGCCATGTACAGCACGTTGCTCGGTGAGTGCGTGGATGGCAAAGAGCTCGACGTACACTACTGGGGGCGTAGTCTTCGAGAAGCCGTGAACTTCGCGGGTGCCGTGGGGGCTGCCATTCGTGATGGGTACAAGCTATTTTTGGAGGTAGGACCGCACCCGGTGCTCACGGCCAACGTTCTGCAATGCCTGGCGGCCAAAGGAGCCGATGGGACGGCTGTATTTGCGATGCGTCGCAATCAGGACCAACTGCGAATGCTCCTTGATGCCGTGGGCACACTGTATACACGCGGCTGCTCGCCAGAATGGAGCCGACTGATACCGAGCGGTGGACGATGCGTACCGCTGCCGACCTACCCATGGCAACGGCAACGGCACTGGATTGCGTCGAATACGAATACGCTACCTCCCACCAGTGGCGTCGCGCACTTCGCGGCGGAGGATGTGCACCCGTTTCTTGGTGTTTGCATAGAATCCGCCAATCGCCCCGGATCGTATACGTGGCAACGCACCATGAATACCGATGAACCAGCGTTCATCCATGATCACGTCGTGGATGGGGAAGCGATATTTCCAGCGGCGGGGTATGTGGCCATGGCGCTCGCTGCCGGCGCGACGCATTATCCAGAAACCAATTTCATTCGGCACATTGGTTTCGAGCGTATGCTTTCATTTCATGCCGACGAGCGGAAAACCATTCAATTGGACTGGACATCCGACGGTCGAAAAAACATTTCATTCAGCGTTTCCAGCCGCGCGAGCGGCGGGCGTTGGGCGAAGAATGTTTCCGGCACGCTCACCACCATCGACACTCCCAGCTCCTTGCTCGATGACCTCGTAAACGCAATCGACACCGTGGCCGCGCGCTGCAGCGTCCGTTCGAGCGGTGCAGATCATTATCAGCGAATGGCCACGCTGGGCTTACGTTATGGTCCGGCATTTCGCGTCGTGCAAGAGTTGTCTCTGGGTACCGAGGAAGTGCTCGCCAAGTTGCGATGCACGGAATCGGGCTCCGACGACCTACACATGACCACCGTGGTATTGCTCGACGGCGCATTTCAATCGCTCGCAGCCCTCGGCATTCACTTGCTCGGAGATGCTGCCAAGACGTTCGTGCCCACGAGCATCGACCACGTGCGGGTGCTGCGTTCGATCGATCGAGATGCGAGCGTGCTTGGCCGTATTCGCTCGTGTGATGCGAGCGCAATCAGTGGGGACGTGTGCATCTTGGCGAATGATGGAAGCGTCGCCATCGTGGTCGAAGGGCTCGTCTTGCGCCCAATGCCCGCCAGATCGGTCGATCGGCACCATTGGCTCGACGATTGCACCTTCCGCCTGGAATGGCGTCGGCGCAGCCGCGCGTTGACATCGGTCACGAAGCAGGGATCCGGCGGCGGATGGCTCGTGCTCGGAGGCGAAGGAGCCGTATGCGCTACGTTCGTCGACTTGCTGAGACAACGCGGCGAATGGGTCGTGCACGTGCAATTTGGCAAGGAATGGGAACAGCGCAAAGATTGGTATCAAATCGATGCAGCAAACCCTGCGCATTACTTGGCGGTGCTCGAGGATGCTTACGGCAATCACGCGGCGTGCCGCAATGTGGTGCATATGGGGGCGCTCGACAGCGCGCATTGGAATGAAACGACGCCTGAATCGCTCTTGGCTGACCAGCAAATAGGAAGCATTAGCGTGCTACATACCGTTCAGGCGATCATTCGGCGAGCCACGCGCACCATGCCTCGTCTTTGGCTGGTCACCCAGGGCGCCCAGACGGTTGATCCGCGCGATGGTCCGGGATCGATTGCGCAAGCGGCAATCTGGGGAATGGCGCGTACGGTGGCGCTCGAACACCCCGATTTCGATTGCTCGCGTGTCGATCTCGATCCGACCGATGACAGCTCAGCGGCGTCGCGCGCTTTGATCGACGAGGTGCTTTCAGCGGATCAAGAGGATCAAATTGCTTTGCGTAAACACGGTCGTCATGTAGCTCGGTTTGCTAGGAGCTCATTGCGACCAGCTTTGGAAGAGCCCCTGGCCATCGCGGCGGACGCAGCGTATTTGATTACCGGTGGTCTCGGCGGACTCGGTTTGTCATTCGCGGAATGGATGGTGCAGCAAGGCGCGCGCCATCTCGCATTGGTAGGACGCCGCGGTGCCGATGAATATGCCGCTGGTCGCATTCGATCGATGGAGGAGATGGGGGCGCGGATCCTCGTGCTCCAAGGCGACGTTTCCCAACGTGCCGACGTGGATGCGATTCTGCGCCAAATGGAAGAAACGTTACCTCCGCTACGCGGTATCGTGCATGCAGCCGCCGTTCTTGCTGATCACACGATTTTGGAGCTCACCGCGGACGAAATGCGCAGCGTGCTCGCGCCGAAGTTGATTGGTGCGTACCACCTGCACAAGCTGACCGTCGGCAATGCGCTCGATTTCTTCGTCGTTTATTCTTCCGTTGCCGGCGTCATAGGTTCATCTGGCCAAGCGAATTATGGAGCTGCCAATGCTGCTGTGGATGCGCTCTGTCGAGCACGCCGCGCGGCAGGACTGCCGGCGATGAGTTTTCAATGGGGCCCATTCAATGAAATTGGGATGGCCGTAGTCCAAGAAAATCGAGGCGCGCGGCTGGCGCAACGAGGTTTGGAAAGCCTCTCCCCTGCCGAAGGACATGAAACCGTGTCTCGACTGGGAGCATCGTCCGTCGGCGAGGTCGCCGTTCTTCGGTTCGATGCGCGTCGTTGGCTCGATGTTCATTTGTCTGCGGCCAAATCGCCATTCTGGATGGAGCTGCGCAAGGAACGCTCGAGCACTTCTTCGATGTCGAAGCAATCCGCGAGCATGCGACACTCGCTCGAAGGAAAACCAGCAAAAGAGCAAGTGGCCATCATCGAGAGCCACATTCGCCATATTTTGGCGAACGTATTGCATCTCGATCCGAGTCGGGTAGACCTTACCGCCTCGCTCACGAGCCTCGGAATGGATTCGTTGACGAGCCTCGAGCTTCGCAATCGATTGGAGACGAGTTTGGAATTGAAGCTGCCGGCGACGCTCCTGTTTACCTATCCAAATGGCGCCACGCTCGTGAAGCATCTGTTCGATCGTTGCACGCAAACGGCGGAGCAGCCGACGGCGGCGCCCGCGCCCGTCGCAGATTCGAATGTCGAAGTACCCGAGACTTCGTCTTTGTCCACCGATGATGAATTGCTGGCTGCGTTCGACGCGTCCATGACCGACATCAAGGATCAGGGACTTGTATGA